One genomic segment of Paenibacillus xylanexedens includes these proteins:
- a CDS encoding glycoside hydrolase family 43 protein, with amino-acid sequence MKNANQSEQCTFNNPIMPGFYPDPSVCRVGEDFYLVTSTFAYFPGVPIFQSRDLVNWKQIGNVLDRPSQLNLQGAGHSQGIFAPTLRYHEGTFYMITTNVSHGGNFVVTATDPAGPWSDPYFIEGAEGIDPTIFFDDGKAYYLGTRPCSEGVRYNGNWEVWLRELDLTNMKLVGDSYVLWRGAMVDVIWPEGPHLYKIDEYYYLLIAEGGTGPNHAVTIARSKSLTEGYVGNPNNPIITHRHLGKRYPVVNVGHADLVQAENGQWFMVMLASRPYGGSFSNLGRETFLASVVWEDGWPVVNEGRGILEEQGTLDLKPVPVEPQLRFDHFDSDKLGLQWMFLRNPQEDLYSLTERKGYLRLKLKPQTLKEKENSSFVCLRQRHMDYVAATAMEFVPGNANETAGLVVIQNDLYHIRIERALTENQQVLRVVTVIDGQDTHIAQVALDDEVSRVYIKLAATGQQLSFYYSTDGSQYHLVAEQVDTSSLSTEVAGGFVGCCIGMFSSSNGTSSDQVADFDWFEYGSYK; translated from the coding sequence ATGAAAAATGCAAATCAAAGCGAACAATGCACGTTTAACAATCCGATTATGCCCGGGTTTTATCCAGATCCGTCCGTATGCCGGGTGGGTGAAGATTTTTATCTGGTGACATCAACATTTGCTTATTTTCCTGGCGTTCCTATCTTTCAGAGCCGTGATCTAGTGAATTGGAAACAGATTGGCAATGTGCTGGACCGTCCTTCGCAATTAAATCTTCAGGGAGCAGGCCATTCACAGGGGATATTCGCTCCAACGCTTCGGTATCATGAAGGCACCTTCTATATGATTACAACCAATGTATCACATGGCGGCAATTTTGTTGTAACCGCTACCGACCCGGCTGGGCCATGGTCAGATCCTTATTTTATTGAAGGCGCAGAAGGCATAGACCCTACGATTTTCTTTGATGACGGCAAAGCGTATTACCTTGGTACACGTCCTTGTTCTGAGGGAGTTCGTTATAATGGCAATTGGGAAGTTTGGTTGAGAGAGCTTGATCTGACGAATATGAAGCTGGTGGGAGACAGTTACGTTCTGTGGCGTGGGGCGATGGTGGATGTCATCTGGCCGGAAGGCCCGCATCTGTATAAGATCGATGAATATTACTATTTATTGATTGCAGAGGGAGGCACAGGGCCAAACCATGCGGTGACCATTGCTCGTAGCAAAAGTTTGACCGAAGGATACGTCGGGAATCCGAATAATCCAATCATTACACATCGCCATTTGGGTAAACGTTACCCTGTTGTTAATGTAGGACATGCCGACTTGGTGCAGGCTGAGAACGGTCAATGGTTCATGGTCATGTTGGCTTCGCGTCCATATGGAGGGAGCTTTAGTAATCTGGGGCGGGAGACGTTCCTTGCTTCTGTCGTTTGGGAGGACGGATGGCCTGTTGTCAATGAGGGCCGCGGAATCCTGGAGGAGCAGGGCACGTTGGATTTGAAGCCTGTTCCGGTAGAGCCGCAACTGCGTTTTGACCATTTTGACAGTGATAAACTGGGCTTGCAATGGATGTTTCTGCGCAATCCTCAGGAAGATCTCTATTCATTAACCGAACGCAAAGGATACTTGCGGCTGAAGCTGAAACCGCAAACATTGAAGGAAAAAGAAAACTCCAGCTTTGTTTGTCTGCGTCAAAGGCATATGGATTATGTCGCAGCTACAGCGATGGAATTTGTGCCCGGGAATGCAAACGAAACTGCTGGTCTTGTCGTCATTCAGAACGATCTGTATCACATACGGATTGAGCGTGCTCTGACCGAGAACCAGCAAGTGCTGCGTGTGGTGACCGTTATAGATGGTCAGGATACCCACATTGCGCAAGTCGCGCTGGATGATGAAGTATCACGAGTGTATATCAAACTGGCCGCGACAGGTCAGCAACTAAGCTTCTACTACAGCACGGATGGAAGTCAGTATCATCTGGTGGCGGAACAGGTGGATACAAGCAGCTTGAGCACTGAAGTAGCTGGCGGCTTTGTTGGCTGCTGTATCGGAATGTTTAGCAGCAGCAACGGTACTTCATCTGATCAGGTGGCTGACTTTGACTGGTTTGAATATGGTTCATATAAATAA
- a CDS encoding ArsR/SmtB family transcription factor, producing MNQSIQQFKADFFKALAHPMRIQILELLSEGAKNVNELQSILGSEGSAVSQQLAVLRSKNVVHGIKEGTTVTYSLRDPLIKDLLAVTKQIFDNHLVDAISMLEDIRRES from the coding sequence ATGAATCAGAGCATACAACAGTTTAAAGCGGATTTTTTCAAAGCGTTGGCACACCCGATGCGAATTCAGATTCTGGAGCTGCTGAGTGAAGGAGCCAAGAATGTGAATGAACTGCAAAGTATTCTGGGATCGGAAGGCTCTGCCGTTTCACAGCAACTGGCTGTATTGCGCAGCAAAAACGTTGTCCACGGAATCAAAGAAGGGACAACCGTCACTTATTCGCTGCGTGATCCGCTGATTAAGGACCTGCTGGCAGTCACCAAACAGATTTTTGACAATCATCTGGTTGATGCCATTTCCATGCTGGAAGATATTCGTAGAGAGTCCTGA
- a CDS encoding alpha/beta hydrolase fold domain-containing protein has protein sequence MNMYIHNHKRSLTSFLFEKYIGTLDTKKFFSTRELTRKHLDHMGLENIKPYTLGRTKLSSSIKERSHEDMQVFTLNDQHSREQRVILYIHGGAHTHQPLSLHWKFMDRMAKALNAKVVAPIYPKVPHFNYQHTYPKLLNLYRNLLASVDDPAQLTIMGDSAGGNISLALAHYLKMHDLPQPKDIILLSPCVDMVLDNPVIFDYETRDPMLAVEGYDVIRRIWAADKPLNDPLISPIYGDFAGLGKISIFIGTHEGLFPDNMKLDKLLTDQRIDHQTYVYPKMNHVFVLYPIPEAKDAQRKIVNIIKNSTYETNQ, from the coding sequence ATGAACATGTATATCCATAATCATAAACGCTCGTTGACGAGCTTTCTATTCGAGAAATATATCGGAACGTTAGATACCAAGAAATTTTTTTCAACACGAGAGCTTACCCGCAAACACCTGGATCATATGGGCTTGGAAAACATTAAACCTTATACCTTGGGTAGAACAAAACTGTCATCTTCCATCAAAGAGCGCTCCCATGAAGACATGCAGGTGTTCACCTTAAACGATCAGCATTCACGTGAACAGAGGGTAATTCTCTACATTCATGGCGGGGCACATACACACCAGCCGCTATCTTTACACTGGAAATTCATGGACCGCATGGCTAAGGCTCTGAATGCCAAAGTTGTTGCTCCCATCTATCCAAAGGTTCCGCATTTTAATTATCAACACACATATCCGAAATTGCTCAATCTATATCGGAATCTGCTTGCCTCCGTGGACGACCCGGCACAGCTCACCATTATGGGCGATTCCGCAGGCGGGAACATCTCCCTTGCCTTGGCCCATTATCTGAAGATGCATGATCTCCCGCAGCCCAAAGATATCATCTTGTTATCACCTTGTGTGGATATGGTGCTGGACAATCCGGTCATATTCGATTACGAGACCCGCGACCCTATGCTCGCTGTGGAAGGGTATGATGTCATCCGGCGGATCTGGGCAGCTGACAAACCGTTGAACGATCCGTTAATCAGTCCAATCTACGGAGATTTCGCCGGTCTGGGCAAAATCAGCATCTTTATCGGGACTCACGAGGGCTTGTTTCCTGATAATATGAAGCTCGACAAACTGCTGACGGATCAAAGAATCGATCACCAAACCTACGTTTACCCCAAAATGAACCATGTCTTTGTCCTCTATCCAATTCCGGAGGCCAAGGATGCTCAGCGTAAAATAGTTAACATCATTAAAAACTCAACATATGAAACTAATCAATAA
- a CDS encoding response regulator transcription factor, which translates to MSLKNTILIVDDDHEINELLTMSLKREGFQTISAYTGVEALRAAQEHSPDLVLLDVLLPGMDGFQICSEIRKTSNVPILFVSCKDEATDKVIGLGLGGDDFISKPFSPIELIARVKAHIRRNNMPQKQEEQVDETLVFDQLLIDPATHRVLVGDKPIALSAKEFKLLFHLAKNPNRVYKNEQLFSLLWDDVHMGDTHTVMVHIYNLRKKLEQNPAKPHYIRTIRGVGYKFNDKPVEFAE; encoded by the coding sequence ATGTCTTTGAAAAACACGATTTTGATTGTCGATGATGATCATGAAATCAATGAATTGTTAACGATGTCTTTGAAACGGGAAGGTTTTCAGACTATATCTGCATACACTGGCGTGGAGGCACTTCGAGCTGCACAGGAGCATTCACCTGATCTTGTACTCCTGGATGTGCTGTTGCCTGGGATGGATGGTTTTCAAATCTGTAGCGAGATTCGTAAAACGAGTAATGTGCCTATTTTGTTCGTAAGTTGTAAGGATGAAGCCACAGACAAAGTCATCGGACTTGGGCTGGGAGGGGACGACTTTATCTCCAAACCATTTAGTCCAATTGAGCTGATTGCACGAGTCAAGGCTCATATTCGGAGAAACAACATGCCACAGAAACAAGAGGAACAGGTGGATGAAACGCTGGTATTTGATCAACTACTCATCGACCCAGCCACTCATCGTGTACTCGTCGGTGACAAACCCATTGCTTTGTCGGCCAAGGAATTCAAATTATTGTTCCATCTCGCGAAGAACCCTAACCGCGTATACAAAAATGAACAGCTTTTCTCTCTGCTCTGGGATGATGTGCATATGGGCGATACGCATACAGTTATGGTACATATCTATAATCTGCGGAAGAAGCTGGAACAAAATCCGGCCAAGCCACACTATATCCGTACAATTCGGGGTGTCGGGTACAAATTCAATGACAAGCCTGTTGAATTCGCTGAGTAA
- a CDS encoding carbohydrate ABC transporter permease: MKRFSRKRSLGDSIFSITNGIFMLLVMVVTLYPFLNTIAVSFNNGLDTIRGGIYLWPREWTLQNYVSVFQNPNLTQAAFISVARTVVGTVVQLFCTAMLAYVLSRKEYMFNKLVTTLFVMTMYFSGGLIPGYMLIKQVGLLNSFWVYIIPGLIGVFNMIVIRTYIQGLSEGLIESAKMDGAGDFRIFMRIVLPLSKPVLATVALFIAVGQWNSWFDSMLYTAGNRNLTTLQYELMKLLSSATSQGGTVNVDSFKNVTNMVTPVSIRAAITVVTAMPIVLLYPFLQKYFVTGLTIGGVKE; the protein is encoded by the coding sequence GTGAAGCGATTTAGTAGAAAACGAAGCTTGGGAGATTCTATTTTTTCCATCACCAATGGCATATTTATGTTGCTTGTCATGGTGGTTACGTTATATCCTTTTTTAAACACTATTGCCGTATCTTTCAATAACGGGCTGGATACGATCCGCGGGGGGATCTATCTCTGGCCGAGGGAATGGACGCTGCAAAATTACGTCTCCGTATTCCAGAATCCGAATCTGACACAAGCCGCATTTATTTCGGTTGCCAGAACTGTGGTAGGAACGGTTGTACAGCTGTTCTGTACAGCCATGCTGGCCTATGTGCTGAGCCGCAAGGAGTATATGTTTAACAAATTGGTCACGACACTGTTCGTCATGACGATGTATTTCAGCGGCGGCTTAATTCCGGGATACATGCTGATCAAACAAGTGGGGCTGCTGAACAGCTTCTGGGTATACATTATTCCCGGCTTGATCGGAGTGTTTAACATGATCGTCATTCGTACCTACATTCAGGGACTGTCGGAGGGATTGATTGAATCCGCGAAGATGGATGGAGCCGGAGATTTTCGGATTTTCATGCGTATCGTGCTTCCCTTATCCAAGCCGGTTCTGGCTACGGTTGCACTGTTTATTGCTGTAGGTCAGTGGAACTCCTGGTTTGACTCCATGTTGTACACGGCGGGAAATCGTAATTTGACCACCTTGCAGTATGAACTCATGAAATTGTTATCCTCTGCGACCTCACAGGGGGGAACCGTCAACGTGGATTCATTCAAAAATGTAACCAACATGGTGACGCCTGTGTCCATTCGGGCAGCAATCACGGTTGTGACGGCAATGCCGATTGTTTTACTGTATCCGTTCTTGCAAAAATACTTTGTGACTGGACTAACCATTGGAGGGGTAAAAGAATGA
- a CDS encoding SulP family inorganic anion transporter: MRWMGRYAGYNAAAFRKDLLSGLIVGIIAIPLGMAFAIASGVKPEYGLYTTVIAGILISLLGGSKFQIGGPTGAFIPILFAIVMQYGYENLLIAGMMAGLMLVLMGVFKLGALIKFIPRPVTIGFTAGIAVIIFSGQITNFLGLRGIEKHEDFWSNMKEIGMHISTINIYSVLTAGICLAVLLLVPKFAPKVPASLVGLVLSTVVAAFFFEGQVATIGSSFGAIPNALPQFHMPEITWEHIVNLLQPAFVIAMLGGIESLLSAVVADGMTGSRHNSNRELIGQGIANMVTPLFGGIPATGAIARTATNIKSGAVSPWSGVIHGVVVLLVLVLFAPYASHIPLASMAPVLMLVAWNMSERRSFIHVMKTKTSDSLVLLITFLLTVFTSLTTAVEVGLILAVLLFVKRMSEMLKVAKVLPDPEHKHEKVMAHMVREGHDCPQISLYTIEGPLFFGAADMFEKSVMDSIHRRPGTLLLRMGKVPFMDTTGESNLARVVKHMERSGGRVLLSGIQAQPLEMLKRTGLIERIGSDHMFEHTGEAINYALQHLDVQKCKGCKHFAFRECAALSRDGAIGV; the protein is encoded by the coding sequence ATGAGATGGATGGGGAGATATGCAGGGTATAATGCTGCCGCTTTTCGCAAGGATCTGTTATCAGGGCTGATTGTAGGTATCATTGCGATTCCACTCGGTATGGCATTTGCCATCGCTTCCGGGGTCAAACCGGAGTATGGATTGTACACCACTGTAATCGCAGGGATTCTCATTTCCTTGCTGGGTGGGTCCAAGTTCCAGATTGGCGGGCCAACGGGGGCATTCATTCCAATCCTCTTTGCCATTGTGATGCAGTATGGATATGAGAATCTGCTGATTGCCGGAATGATGGCCGGCTTGATGCTTGTACTTATGGGCGTATTCAAGCTTGGGGCGTTAATCAAGTTTATTCCAAGGCCGGTGACTATCGGTTTTACGGCAGGGATCGCCGTCATTATTTTTAGCGGACAAATTACGAACTTCCTGGGACTTCGAGGCATCGAGAAACACGAGGATTTCTGGTCCAATATGAAAGAAATCGGGATGCATATCTCAACGATTAATATATACAGTGTGCTTACAGCTGGAATCTGTCTGGCTGTTCTTCTGCTTGTGCCCAAGTTTGCACCAAAGGTGCCTGCATCACTGGTGGGGCTGGTTCTTTCGACGGTAGTCGCGGCGTTCTTTTTTGAAGGGCAGGTGGCTACGATCGGTTCGTCCTTTGGCGCCATACCTAACGCTTTGCCTCAGTTTCATATGCCTGAGATCACTTGGGAGCATATCGTGAACTTGCTGCAACCCGCTTTTGTCATTGCCATGCTGGGTGGAATTGAATCGCTGCTGTCGGCTGTTGTTGCCGATGGCATGACCGGAAGTCGGCATAACAGCAATCGAGAGTTGATTGGGCAGGGAATTGCTAATATGGTGACGCCGTTATTTGGTGGTATTCCTGCAACAGGAGCGATTGCACGTACAGCAACAAATATCAAATCCGGCGCAGTATCGCCGTGGTCTGGCGTGATTCACGGTGTAGTGGTTTTGCTGGTACTTGTTCTCTTTGCGCCATATGCATCCCACATTCCTCTTGCCAGTATGGCTCCCGTTCTCATGCTGGTTGCTTGGAATATGAGTGAACGAAGATCCTTCATACATGTCATGAAAACCAAAACGAGCGATTCACTCGTTCTGCTGATTACCTTTTTGCTGACCGTATTTACAAGTTTAACAACGGCTGTAGAGGTTGGGTTGATTCTGGCTGTTCTTTTATTTGTTAAACGCATGAGTGAGATGTTGAAGGTTGCCAAAGTACTGCCCGATCCCGAGCATAAACATGAGAAAGTTATGGCCCACATGGTTCGGGAAGGACATGACTGTCCGCAAATAAGCCTATATACAATTGAAGGGCCACTGTTTTTCGGGGCAGCGGATATGTTTGAGAAGTCGGTCATGGATTCGATTCATCGGCGACCAGGCACTCTGCTGTTGCGCATGGGCAAGGTGCCTTTTATGGATACAACAGGTGAATCCAATCTGGCCCGTGTTGTCAAACATATGGAGAGATCCGGGGGCAGAGTTTTACTTTCAGGCATTCAGGCGCAACCGTTGGAAATGCTGAAGAGAACAGGTTTGATTGAACGGATTGGTTCGGATCATATGTTTGAGCACACGGGTGAAGCTATCAATTATGCATTGCAGCATCTGGATGTTCAGAAATGTAAGGGGTGCAAACATTTTGCCTTCCGTGAATGTGCTGCATTGTCGAGAGATGGAGCTATAGGAGTCTAA
- a CDS encoding phosphotransferase produces the protein MSIQPTALRSVLNPRYLESALSNQYDIGTWEECLFWLRGLNDTYRIRTSSGMYILRIYRTEITEADVQYELSLLSQLKNVLGSAEHTDIGEYIEKKDHTGYTVLEAAEGKRVAVMFRYIEGTENNLEDEESCYAFGQSAAELHEAMDQVNMELPRYELDLKLLIDEPLERIIHYIGENNEAAAFLHTFATTLKERIVATSRQDLDFGLCHGDMHGNNNVFQQEHQFIHYDFEWAAKGWRAYDLAQVKVRKRQSDERKAALWDALMAGYRSVRSFSAEDEQAVDLFIVARRFWVMGLDVAFIESDMGALDYGSDWLDSFVEEFREADIVS, from the coding sequence ATGTCCATTCAACCGACTGCTTTACGTTCAGTGCTTAACCCCAGGTACCTGGAGTCTGCATTGAGTAATCAATATGACATTGGAACATGGGAAGAATGTTTGTTTTGGCTTAGAGGATTGAATGATACTTACCGGATTCGCACGTCCAGTGGCATGTACATTCTCCGTATCTACCGCACTGAAATCACGGAGGCAGATGTTCAGTATGAGCTTTCATTATTGTCTCAACTGAAGAACGTTCTAGGTTCTGCGGAACATACCGACATTGGAGAATACATCGAGAAGAAAGATCATACGGGATATACGGTGTTGGAGGCTGCGGAAGGCAAGCGGGTTGCTGTGATGTTTCGGTATATTGAGGGTACGGAGAACAACCTGGAGGATGAGGAGTCTTGTTATGCCTTTGGCCAATCTGCGGCTGAATTGCATGAGGCTATGGATCAGGTGAACATGGAGCTGCCACGATATGAGCTGGATCTGAAGTTACTTATTGACGAACCCCTTGAGCGAATTATCCACTATATCGGTGAGAACAATGAAGCAGCAGCATTTCTCCATACGTTTGCCACAACGTTAAAAGAACGCATCGTTGCCACTTCCAGACAAGACCTGGACTTTGGTCTGTGCCATGGCGATATGCATGGGAATAACAATGTGTTTCAACAGGAACATCAGTTCATCCATTATGACTTCGAGTGGGCAGCCAAAGGCTGGCGTGCCTATGATTTAGCTCAAGTGAAAGTTCGAAAAAGACAGTCTGATGAGCGAAAGGCAGCATTATGGGATGCGCTCATGGCAGGATATCGTTCAGTCCGAAGTTTCTCTGCCGAAGATGAGCAGGCGGTTGATCTCTTTATTGTTGCTCGCCGATTCTGGGTGATGGGACTAGATGTTGCTTTTATTGAGAGTGATATGGGTGCGCTGGACTATGGTTCGGATTGGCTGGATAGTTTCGTGGAAGAGTTCCGGGAAGCAGATATCGTTAGTTAA